In a single window of the Desulfovibrio mangrovi genome:
- a CDS encoding right-handed parallel beta-helix repeat-containing protein, translated as MIYMTSAYSPLMLLVVLLVVALPHDVSARTFFFSKEGVGNGNGSRVRPYNKLEYIKKIKLVAGDKVVICGIGFKEQVLELRGSGMPDMPIVVTGEGDRKPQVKGVYYRSFMGAGGWDISDLKIVNDAGNGVDVEKISGLSLKNIQIERSAGHGIYIHGSMSIKIDQVVVRDSGRNGMLITASDDVVVSNSYVENSGIKIGSHNVDGIAIQGGDSVYVIDTISANNETTLSSGFDTAGESDKQSVFIRCVSYGNAENGFSFKGGEGFNSLISGCLSVDNKNGVEVGNGQNVIVTDNILYDNYNCGVKLNSGGNTVLFSNFIWNNSRPSTFVGAQLAIDHRVEDISFLTSNCNIVGSEYDSHIYYHSKHGSYSLREWQKVSGKDRYSSDLKPALNEKYSSVDFRRYDMESKVCQDELDILNFTSGDEYNLLSWKVKDYKTIFIKQ; from the coding sequence ATGATCTATATGACGAGTGCTTATAGCCCCCTTATGCTGCTTGTTGTTCTATTGGTAGTGGCTCTCCCCCATGATGTTTCTGCTCGGACGTTCTTCTTTTCCAAAGAGGGTGTCGGTAATGGGAATGGTTCACGCGTGAGGCCTTATAATAAGTTGGAATATATCAAAAAAATAAAGCTTGTAGCAGGCGACAAGGTAGTCATCTGTGGGATCGGTTTTAAAGAGCAGGTTCTTGAGTTAAGAGGGAGTGGGATGCCCGATATGCCAATTGTCGTTACTGGAGAGGGCGATAGGAAGCCTCAGGTAAAAGGTGTCTATTACCGAAGTTTCATGGGGGCTGGTGGATGGGATATATCAGATTTAAAAATAGTAAATGACGCTGGAAACGGAGTAGATGTTGAAAAAATTTCAGGGCTCAGCTTAAAAAATATTCAGATTGAGCGTAGTGCAGGGCATGGAATTTACATACATGGCTCAATGAGCATCAAAATTGATCAGGTTGTTGTTAGAGACAGTGGAAGGAATGGTATGCTGATAACCGCTAGTGATGATGTTGTTGTGTCAAATTCATATGTAGAAAATAGTGGTATAAAGATTGGCTCCCACAATGTGGACGGCATCGCAATTCAGGGTGGTGATTCTGTATATGTGATAGATACCATCTCAGCGAATAATGAAACAACTTTGTCTTCAGGGTTTGATACAGCCGGCGAAAGTGACAAGCAGAGTGTTTTTATACGTTGTGTGTCATATGGAAATGCAGAAAACGGTTTTAGTTTTAAGGGGGGGGAAGGTTTTAATTCGTTGATTTCTGGGTGTTTGAGTGTTGATAATAAGAATGGTGTCGAAGTTGGAAATGGGCAGAATGTTATAGTTACTGATAATATCTTATATGATAATTATAACTGTGGGGTGAAGTTGAACTCAGGAGGAAATACGGTTTTGTTTAGTAATTTTATCTGGAACAACTCACGTCCGAGTACTTTTGTTGGTGCACAGTTAGCGATTGATCATCGAGTGGAGGATATTTCGTTTTTGACCTCAAATTGCAATATTGTGGGCTCAGAATATGATTCACACATCTACTATCACTCCAAACATGGGTCTTACTCTTTGAGAGAGTGGCAAAAAGTTTCAGGTAAAGATAGATATTCAAGTGATTTGAAGCCTGCTTTAAATGAGAAGTATTCGTCTGTTGATTTTAGAAGATACGACATGGAAAGCAAGGTTTGTCAAGATGAGTTGGACATTTTGAACTTCACCTCAGGTGATGAGTACAATCTTTTGTCCTGGAAAGTAAAAGACTATAAAACAATTTTTATCAAGCAGTGA